A single region of the Gossypium arboreum isolate Shixiya-1 chromosome 12, ASM2569848v2, whole genome shotgun sequence genome encodes:
- the LOC108479128 gene encoding squamosa promoter-binding-like protein 16 — MESSSSASFKRARAPATGNQVPSCLVDGCTADLSKCRDYHRRHKVCEVHSKTPKVTIRGQEQRFCQQCSRFHSLVEFDEVKRSCRKRLDGHNRRRRKPQPDFMSVNSGRLPYNHQGTRYFPIGSSQMHSWMGGVKVESDMKLINFSGGNSLFPGFSSDNHHKGEKHFSFLQTTASSHPGSGSLCQPFLEASSSGDNSRKTFFYELNQSIDSNRALSLLSSQPAETREIGLSPLVQPASSSFFIPNLQFNDVGGMGGEPVGTAILDADVGGNNSHLQGHEMFQNEHLGSSATGAHHTLSFSWE, encoded by the exons ATGGAATCATCGTCATCTGCTTCGTTTAAAAGAGCTCGGGCGCCTGCCACCGGAAACCAAGTACCTTCATGCTTGGTTGATGGTTGCACTGCGGACCTCAGCAAATGCAGGGACTACCATCGACGCCATAAAGTATGCGAAGTCCACTCTAAGACCCCCAAAGTTACTATTAGGGGTCAAGAACAGCGCTTTTGCCAGCAGTGTAGCAG GTTTCATTCGTTGGTGGAGTTCGATGAAGTGAAACGAAGCTGCAGGAAACGTCTTGATGGACATAACAGACGACGGCGAAAGCCTCAACCCGATTTCATGTCTGTAAATTCAGGAAGGTTGCCATACAATCACCAAG GTACTCGATATTTCCCAATCGGTAGCTCTCAAATGCATTCTTGGATGGGAGGTGTGAAAGTGGAAAGTGATATGAAGTTGATAAACTTCAGCGGCGGAAATAGCTTGTTCCCTGGATTCTCATCTGATAACCACCACAAAGGAGAAAAGCATTTCTCATTCTTACAAACCACCGCTTCATCACACCCTGGAAGTGGTTCCCTTTGTCAACCGTTTCTCGAGGCGTCAAGCAGTGGTGACAACAGCCGGAAAACGTTCTTCTATGAGTTGAATCAATCTATTGACTCTAATCGTGCTCTCTCTCTTCTGTCATCGCAACCGGCTGAGACTCGGGAGATAGGTTTGAGCCCCTTGGTGCAGCCTGCCTCTTCTTCCTTCTTCATCCCAAACTTGCAATTTAATGATGTAGGAGGAATGGGAGGTGAGCCAGTCGGGACCGCCATTTTGGATGCCGATGTTGGAGGTAACAACAGCCACCTCCAAGGGCATGAAATGTTCCAAAATGAACATCTTGGTTCCTCTGCAACTGGTGCTCACCATACACTCTCCTTCTCATGGGAGTGA